The DNA window AAGCCGAAGCGTCGGTTTCGCGTCTGTTTACCGACCGCATTCTGATGGACGTTCCGATCGTGACAATCGGGCCGGGCGGAGGACCAATCATCGACCTGGATGACATGCTGGTCCAGAACGCTCAGCGATTCTTCGGCTCCGACGGCGTCACCAGTTCTTCGGCGCGGTACGGCGTGTATTCCATCGCCCGATCGCAGGCATTTGAAAACAACATCGAAGTGGAATTCGAAGTGCCTTCCAGCCGCGGGAACCTGAAGAAGCTGCACTATTCGATCAGCGACATTCCGGACAACACGGGATACAAGCCTCGCGAGGCCGATCAGCGAGTCGGCTTCTTCACGACAACTTACACCGACCTGGCCAAGTACAACGACCGCGAAACCAGAGTCCGGTACATCAACCGCTGGCATCTGGAAAAGGCGGATCCGAAACTGCAACTGAGTCCGCCGAAGAACCCGATTGTGTTCTACATCGAACACACGACTCCTGTGCGTTATCGCCGATGGGTCCGTGAAGGCATCCTGGCATGGAACGAAGCGTTCGAAAAAGTCGGCATTTCCGACGCGATCGAGGTGTACTACCAGGACCAGTCGTCCGGTGCCCACATGGACAAGGATCCGGAAGACGTCAATTACAATTTCGTGCGATGGCTGAATAACGATGTGGGAACAGCCATCGGCCCCAGCCGCGTTCACCCGCTGACCGGGCAGATTCTGGATGCAGACATCATTCTGACAGACGGCTGGATTCGCCATTATCAGAAGCAATTCAGCGAAATGCTGCCGGCAACGGCCATGGAAGGCTTCGGACCGGAGACTCTGTCATGGCTGGCTCGGCACCCGGAATGGGATCCCCGCATCCGGCTGGCGCCGCCTGCCATGCGGGAACAGATCGCCGCCAACATTCAGCGCGAAAGCGCTCGTCCGTTTTCCGGACATCCGATCGGAGCCGTGGATCCAAAGTTCATCGGCGATGACGAATTCGACGGACTGATCGGCCGCACCAGTCAGGTCAACGGCATGTGTCTGGCCGCGGAAGGAATGTCCTTCGACCTGGCTCAGATGAAGATGCATCTGGCGCTGGGACTGCCGGAAGATGCGGCGACACCGGAAGATGAAAAGAAAACCCATCCGCTGGACGGCCGCTGGGCCGGAATCATCGGCGGATTGTCGGCAGCGCAGTTCCCTGTTGATCGCATGCCGTTCACGATGATGTTCACTGCTGAAGGCGGCAACCTGAAAGGCTGGCTGACATTTGCCGGGCAGGAAGTCGCGCTGGAAAACATTTCCTTCGACGAAGCAACTCAGGAACTGAAGGCAACGCTGAAGCCGGACGACGGCGTCGACGTCACGCTGACCGCCAGGCTGAAGGACGGCGAATTGTCCGGCGAATGGGTCGCCGTGAAGGGCGAAATGAGCATCCGGGGCGACTGGTCGGCGTCAAAGGCGAAGCCCGCGACTCCATCGCCGTCTCCGGTTGCTGAAGAGTCCGGTGATAAGCCGAAGGAAGAAGCAAAGGACGAAAAGAAGGATGCGGACAAGAAGGATGGTGAGGAATCCGGCGATAAGGACAAGAAGAAGGACGAAGAAAAACCGCCCGGCGAGCAGATGCTGGATGGCATGCCGGAATCATTCGTCGGACCGCTGATCGCTCACCTGGTCGCTCACGAAGTCGGCCATACGCTGGGACTGCGGCACAACTTCAAGGCTTCCAGCGTGTACACGATGGCGGAAATCAACAGTAAGGAAATGAAGGGCAAGAAGCAGCTCGCCGGTTCCGTTATGGACTACATCAGCGTCAACATCTGCCTCGGCGCTGGTGAGGAACAGGGCGACTACAGCATGACAGGAATCGGACCATACGACCTGTGGGCCATTGAATACGGTTATACATTCGGCGATACGGCAAAGATCCTGAAGAGAGTCGCCGAACCGGAACTTGTCTTCGCCACCGACGAAGATACCGGCGGTTCTGACCCGCTGGCCCGTCGCTATGACTTTAGTAAGGACCCGCTGGACTTCGCCGAAAATGAGATGCGGCTGGCGACGTACCACCGCGGTCGACTGTTGTCCGATTTCATCAAGGACGGCGAAAGCTGGGACCGCGTGCGGTATGGCTATGAGCTGACTCTCAGCCAGCAGACGCGGGCCGTCTCCATGATGGCCAACTGGGTCGGCGGAGCCTTTGTGTATCGCGACAAGAAGGGTGACCCGAATGGCCGAAAGCCCATCGAAGTCGTCCCCGCGGAACAGCAGCGAAAGGCTCTGAAGTTCGTGGTCGACAGCACATTCCGCGATGACGTCTACGGGCTGACTCCGGAGCTGGTAACCGCCATGGGGCTCGACAAATGGCTGGATGACAGCCGTTCCTTCTTCGATGAATCGACGTGGCCGATTCACGATCGCATCATGGGCATCCAGGCGTCGACGCTGACGATGCTGATGAATCCGACAACGCTGAAGCGGGTCTATGACAACGAATTCCGTGTTCCCGCGGATCAGGACGCGCTGACGCTGCCGGAACTGCTGACAACAGTGTCGGACAATGTCTGGAGTGAGCTGGACGAAAAAGCGGATGGGAAATATTCCGCCCGCGAACCGCGGATTTCCAGCCTGCGTCGCAACCTGCAGCGCGAGCATATGGAACGCCTGGTCGACCTGACTCTGCCCGGCAACGGTTCCAGCGCCGCATCGCAGGCCATCTCAATGTTGTCCGCGGAAGAACTGCGGAAAGTCCTTCGCAGAATCGACAGTGCTCAGGCAGCCGCGGCGGATCGCCATGATCCCTACACCACCGCCCACCTGGCTCAGGCAAGACAGCGTATCGAGAAGGCTCTCGACGCCGACTATATCCTGAATCCCGGACAAAGCGGCGGCAGCGGAGGCGCCATCATCATTCGTGTTGGCCAGGACGGAGAACAGCCGCAGGAATAGCCAGCACTTTCGTTTGAACTGACGTAGGAACTTCAGAAACCCTTCGGAGGAATGTGCTTCCGAAGGGTTTCTTCGTGTTGTCCGGAGACACGCCGGATTGAAAGGGCGTCCGCTGAACAGGTCACTCGCAACTCGCCCGGCCATTTGCGTGCTCGCCGCGACTGTCACCGTGCTGGTGCTGGCGAGCGATCATATTCCGCTGGGAGTACCTGGTGAATGGGTCTGGAACAGACAGTCGTGGCCTGCCGACATCTTCGATGCAATGGAGCGTTTTCTGCCAGCGGCAGGGATCGGCGGTCTGTTGTTCGGGCTGGCCTGCTTCGGATCAGAATGGGTCTCGGACGACCGAAGGCTGCGAACGGGTCTGTTGCTGATCGCGCTGAGCGTCACGGGCTTTGGCTGGATGGCGGCCGTGCAGCATTCCGCCGCGCCGGCACATCGGGCCGCCAAGCCTTACTTTGTGCTCTACGACCCCGCGGCGTCCGGTTATTTCTTTGAAGCTACCTTCAAAATGAATTCCGTCGACGAATTCCTGCGCGGCTATGAAGCCCGAATGCGCGAAGGCGAAGTACTGCACATCGGAACGCATCCTCCCGGCCTGTTTCTGCTGCACCGGTTGGCAATTCGACTTTGCGAAGCCTCACCGACACTGGTCCATGCGCTGAACGCCGTGGAAAGCCGTGATGCCCGACAAGCCATCCGGCAGCTGGAATTCCCCGGTGTGCGCCCGCTGGAAGATCACGAAATCGCAGCGCTTCATCTGGTCAGTACATTAACGACGCTGGCGGCGGCGCTGGCAGTGCTGCCGCTGTTCGTGCTTCTGCGAACATTTGCTGATTCGCGGACGGCGTGGAACATGTGCTGCCTGTGGCCCACCGTCCCGGCGATTTCCGTGTTCGCTCCCAAATCTGACGTACTGTTTGCGTTCACGACCACCGTTGTGCTGACTCTCGGAGTTGTCAGCGTCGTTCGCCGCAGTGCCCTGGCGGGCATCTCAGCCGGGGTCGTGCTTTGGCTGGGGCTGCTGCTCAGTCTGGCTCATCTTCCGATCGTTCTTGTGCTGGTGCTGTTTGTGTTGATCCGAGCCTGGCGATTCCGTGATCGCCGCGTCAAGGATGACATCCGGTTCGCTGCCATCTGCGCGGG is part of the Planctomycetaceae bacterium genome and encodes:
- a CDS encoding zinc-dependent metalloprotease; this translates as MQTRLSRLALSAAALVILPGRLLLAQEGGGEEFPPHAKVLEGYEKVITKANIRPMYTLYQRDKDSQIYAELPRNFGNKKYFIALTVASGDPYAGLQSGEMYVYWRRYDKRIALIEPNVQIRATGDKEAEASVSRLFTDRILMDVPIVTIGPGGGPIIDLDDMLVQNAQRFFGSDGVTSSSARYGVYSIARSQAFENNIEVEFEVPSSRGNLKKLHYSISDIPDNTGYKPREADQRVGFFTTTYTDLAKYNDRETRVRYINRWHLEKADPKLQLSPPKNPIVFYIEHTTPVRYRRWVREGILAWNEAFEKVGISDAIEVYYQDQSSGAHMDKDPEDVNYNFVRWLNNDVGTAIGPSRVHPLTGQILDADIILTDGWIRHYQKQFSEMLPATAMEGFGPETLSWLARHPEWDPRIRLAPPAMREQIAANIQRESARPFSGHPIGAVDPKFIGDDEFDGLIGRTSQVNGMCLAAEGMSFDLAQMKMHLALGLPEDAATPEDEKKTHPLDGRWAGIIGGLSAAQFPVDRMPFTMMFTAEGGNLKGWLTFAGQEVALENISFDEATQELKATLKPDDGVDVTLTARLKDGELSGEWVAVKGEMSIRGDWSASKAKPATPSPSPVAEESGDKPKEEAKDEKKDADKKDGEESGDKDKKKDEEKPPGEQMLDGMPESFVGPLIAHLVAHEVGHTLGLRHNFKASSVYTMAEINSKEMKGKKQLAGSVMDYISVNICLGAGEEQGDYSMTGIGPYDLWAIEYGYTFGDTAKILKRVAEPELVFATDEDTGGSDPLARRYDFSKDPLDFAENEMRLATYHRGRLLSDFIKDGESWDRVRYGYELTLSQQTRAVSMMANWVGGAFVYRDKKGDPNGRKPIEVVPAEQQRKALKFVVDSTFRDDVYGLTPELVTAMGLDKWLDDSRSFFDESTWPIHDRIMGIQASTLTMLMNPTTLKRVYDNEFRVPADQDALTLPELLTTVSDNVWSELDEKADGKYSAREPRISSLRRNLQREHMERLVDLTLPGNGSSAASQAISMLSAEELRKVLRRIDSAQAAAADRHDPYTTAHLAQARQRIEKALDADYILNPGQSGGSGGAIIIRVGQDGEQPQE